The Candidatus Eisenbacteria bacterium genome includes the window AGCTCCGGCGTCAACACCTCGTGCGTCGGCGGTTCGCCCCACATCAAACGCGATTCGAGCCTTGCATCGCCGTCCTGCAGCACCGAGCCGGGCGACAGCGGTCGCGCCGCCACCCACACGCCGAGCCGCACACCGGCACGCAGCCGCACCGCACTCGAGCGCCCGTCACGGGCGCGCGCGAGCACCACCCACCAGCCGTCACGCCCTCGTCCCTGCAGGCGAAACGCCGAGCGGTCGTCGAGTGCCTCGCGCGCCACCGAGTCGGGCCACGCGAGTGCGACGTGCGACACCGGCACGCGCCAGATGTCGGCGATGCGCAGCGCCAGTCGCGTATCGAGCCCCGCCCCGGGTGACGCGGCGAGCGCGAGCCCGCACACCGCTCTGAGCACTTCAGCGGATGAGGTCACTGGTCGCCTGCATCATGTCCTCACCCACGCGGATCGCGCGGGCGTTGATCTCGTAGGCGCGCTGCGCCGCGATCATGTCGGTCATCTCCTGCACGATTTCCACGTTGCTCGATTCGAGCGAGCCCTGAATCACGCGGCCGAATCCTTCGTCCTGAGGCAGCCCTTCGATCGGATCGCCCGAAGCCGGCGTCTGCAGGTACTGGTTCTCGCCGATCGCGAGCAGCCCGTTGGGATTGAGAAACCGCGCCACCTCGATGCGCCCGACTTCGACGGGATCCGCCGCACCCGGCGTCATCACGCTCACGATTCCGCTCGGTCCGATCGAGACCTGCGCCGAGTCGCGC containing:
- the flgA gene encoding flagellar basal body P-ring formation protein FlgA — protein: MTSSAEVLRAVCGLALAASPGAGLDTRLALRIADIWRVPVSHVALAWPDSVAREALDDRSAFRLQGRGRDGWWVVLARARDGRSSAVRLRAGVRLGVWVAARPLSPGSVLQDGDARLESRLMWGEPPTHEVLTPELGSAVRCAISAGEALRAPALLPPALVRAGDAVRVSWSRPGVVIERSGIALADAGRGEKVRVRVDHSTLMGTVSGRGEVAIAKEDS